The following proteins are co-located in the Camelina sativa cultivar DH55 chromosome 12, Cs, whole genome shotgun sequence genome:
- the LOC104732031 gene encoding uncharacterized protein LOC104732031 isoform X2 — MVAAARWIAKLSVPCLLKALDENPSFKVQIVGHSLGGGTASLLTYILREQKEFASATCFTFAPAACMTWDLAESGKHFITTIINGSDLVPTFSAASVDDLRSEVTSSSWSNDLRDQVEHTRVLSVVYRSATAIGSRLPSIASAKAKVAGAGAILRPVSSGTQVMLKRAQDVAHAVVQTRSTLSSWSCIGPRRRAISSQLNSKVTDLPEASALIPERRSTEALLAETVVIDRKGHKKTDHCSSSSSSESEREDAEEEDEEEEDVTEGELWDELDKELTRQENERDSEAMEEEAAAAKEITEEETVITGGGDSSTGQNQSPVSASSVDLLEDQRFYPPGKIMHIVSVTETESETERDEVMVVGTTTTVERVRLYETPRELYRKIRLSRTMINDHYMPMYKKMMELLITELECDPHSS; from the exons ATGGTTGCTGCAGCTCGATGGATTGCTAAACTTAGTGTTCCTTGCCTCCTCAAGGCCCTTGATGAGAATCCTAGTTTCAAGGTTCAG ATCGTAGGTCATTCTCTTGGGGGTGGGACGGCTTCACTTCTAACATATATTCTGCGGGAGCAAAAAGAGTTTGCCTCGGCTACTTGCTTCACTTTTGCACCAG CTGCTTGTATGACTTGGGATTTAGCAGAATCAGGCAAGCACTTCATTACTACTATTATCAATGGATCTGATCTAGTCCCAACATTCTCTGCTGCTTCAGTCGATGACCTTCGTTCTGAG GTAACCTCGTCCTCATGGTCAAATGACCTGCGTGATCAGGTTGAACACACTAGGGTCCTTAGTGTTGTTTATCGGTCTGCAACTGCTATAGGATCTCGTTTGCCCTCTATAGCTAGTGCAAAAGCAAAAGTGGCTGGTGCTGGGGCGATTTTGCGGCCTGTCTCAAGCGGCACTCAG GTTATGCTAAAGCGTGCCCAAGATGTAGCGCATGCTGTTGTGCAGACCCGTTCAACTCTCTCATCATGGTCTTGCATAGGACCACGCCGTAGAGCTATTAGCTCCCAACTTAACTCTAAAGTCACAGACTTGCCGGAAGCATCCGCTCTTATACCCGAAAGAAGAAGCACTGAGGCTTTACTGGCTGAAACCGTAGTGATAGATCGTAAAGGTCACAAGAAAACAGACCATTGTTCTTCATCAAGCAGCAGCGAATCAGAACGTGAggatgcagaagaagaagatgaaga AGAAGAAGACGTGACAGAAGGCGAGCTATGGGATGAACTGGACAAAGAGTTGACTCGACAGGAGAACGAAAGAGACAGTGAAGCCATGGaggaagaagcagcagcagcaaagGAGATAACAGAGGAAGAGACTGTAATTACGGGCGGGGGAGATTCCTCCACAGGACAGAACCAGAGTCCAGTTTCAGCATCTTCAGTGGACTTGTTAGAGGACCAACGGTTTTACCCGCCAGGTAAGATAATGCACATAGTGTCAGTGACTGAGACAGAGTCTGAAACAGAACGTGATGAAGTGATGGTGGTGGGAACGACGACGACAGTGGAGCGTGTAAGGTTATATGAGACGCCAAGAGAACTGTATAGAAAGATTAGGCTATCGAGAACAATGATAAATGATCATTATATGCCAATGTATAAAAAGATGATGGAACTCTTAATTACTGAGCTCGAGTGTGATCCACACTCTTCATGA
- the LOC104732031 gene encoding uncharacterized protein LOC104732031 isoform X1: MVAAARWIAKLSVPCLLKALDENPSFKVQIVGHSLGGGTASLLTYILREQKEFASATCFTFAPAACMTWDLAESGKHFITTIINGSDLVPTFSAASVDDLRSEVTSSSWSNDLRDQVEHTRVLSVVYRSATAIGSRLPSIASAKAKVAGAGAILRPVSSGTQVMLKRAQDVAHAVVQTRSTLSSWSCIGPRRRAISSQLNSKVTDLPEASALIPERRSTEALLAETVVIDRKGHKKTDHCSSSSSSESEREDAEEEDEEEEEPLISIDQVIAETSSIEEDVTEGELWDELDKELTRQENERDSEAMEEEAAAAKEITEEETVITGGGDSSTGQNQSPVSASSVDLLEDQRFYPPGKIMHIVSVTETESETERDEVMVVGTTTTVERVRLYETPRELYRKIRLSRTMINDHYMPMYKKMMELLITELECDPHSS, encoded by the exons ATGGTTGCTGCAGCTCGATGGATTGCTAAACTTAGTGTTCCTTGCCTCCTCAAGGCCCTTGATGAGAATCCTAGTTTCAAGGTTCAG ATCGTAGGTCATTCTCTTGGGGGTGGGACGGCTTCACTTCTAACATATATTCTGCGGGAGCAAAAAGAGTTTGCCTCGGCTACTTGCTTCACTTTTGCACCAG CTGCTTGTATGACTTGGGATTTAGCAGAATCAGGCAAGCACTTCATTACTACTATTATCAATGGATCTGATCTAGTCCCAACATTCTCTGCTGCTTCAGTCGATGACCTTCGTTCTGAG GTAACCTCGTCCTCATGGTCAAATGACCTGCGTGATCAGGTTGAACACACTAGGGTCCTTAGTGTTGTTTATCGGTCTGCAACTGCTATAGGATCTCGTTTGCCCTCTATAGCTAGTGCAAAAGCAAAAGTGGCTGGTGCTGGGGCGATTTTGCGGCCTGTCTCAAGCGGCACTCAG GTTATGCTAAAGCGTGCCCAAGATGTAGCGCATGCTGTTGTGCAGACCCGTTCAACTCTCTCATCATGGTCTTGCATAGGACCACGCCGTAGAGCTATTAGCTCCCAACTTAACTCTAAAGTCACAGACTTGCCGGAAGCATCCGCTCTTATACCCGAAAGAAGAAGCACTGAGGCTTTACTGGCTGAAACCGTAGTGATAGATCGTAAAGGTCACAAGAAAACAGACCATTGTTCTTCATCAAGCAGCAGCGAATCAGAACGTGAggatgcagaagaagaagatgaagaagaagaagagccatTGATTTCAATCGACCAAGTCATTGCTGAAACATCTTCAATAGAAGAAGACGTGACAGAAGGCGAGCTATGGGATGAACTGGACAAAGAGTTGACTCGACAGGAGAACGAAAGAGACAGTGAAGCCATGGaggaagaagcagcagcagcaaagGAGATAACAGAGGAAGAGACTGTAATTACGGGCGGGGGAGATTCCTCCACAGGACAGAACCAGAGTCCAGTTTCAGCATCTTCAGTGGACTTGTTAGAGGACCAACGGTTTTACCCGCCAGGTAAGATAATGCACATAGTGTCAGTGACTGAGACAGAGTCTGAAACAGAACGTGATGAAGTGATGGTGGTGGGAACGACGACGACAGTGGAGCGTGTAAGGTTATATGAGACGCCAAGAGAACTGTATAGAAAGATTAGGCTATCGAGAACAATGATAAATGATCATTATATGCCAATGTATAAAAAGATGATGGAACTCTTAATTACTGAGCTCGAGTGTGATCCACACTCTTCATGA
- the LOC104732032 gene encoding uncharacterized protein LOC104732032, with translation MTALSLTLTLTSLPFSYALSSTTCKSRASPPRITAVSLLNSTRRSELRQDRRRSIEAAMSGDIRSSDLSQVMELEDESDFEKLLSSDNRISITGFGSLLSERSARSTFPDLENFRIAKLQGFRRVFAHSAPIFFERGIANPVTKEISSLSVEPCEGESLVVTVFEIKTSEIPAFIRRELEFRFLAVVPETLEGKPYTNSAVLCGRYSDEEFLQIRCKGDKEIYFQHYGRFNIEKIWRDDILPCRLYLRHCVLAAKNLGDEAYNNFLDHTFLGDRKTTIREYLSTTGSGIMEEEPPEALRSRYGG, from the exons atgACTGCTCTCTCACTCACACTCACACTCACATCGTTACCATTCTCCTACGCGCTTTCCTCGACTACGTGCAAATCACGAGCCTCTCCTCCACGTATCACCGCCGTCTCGTTGTTGAATTCTACCAGAAGATCGGAGCTTCGACAAGATCGTCGACGATCAATTGAAGCAGCCATGTCTGGTGACATCCGCAGTTCTGATTTGTCGCAGGTGATGGAATTGGAAGATGAATCTGATTTCGAGAAGCTTCTCTCATCGGATAATCGGATCTCCATAACAGGCTTCGGTTCTCTTCTCTCTG AGAGAAGCGCGAGGAGTACATTTCCAGATTTGGAGAACTTCAGAATCGCGAAACTGCAAGGATTCAGAAGAGTTTTCGCACACTCAGCTCCGATCTTCTTCGAGCGTGGCATCGCAAATCCTGTAACTAAG GAGATTTCAAGTTTGAGTGTAGAGCCATGTGAAGGAGAGAGTCTTGTGGTAACTGTCTTTGAGATCAAAACCTCTGAG ATTCCGGCTTTTATACGAAGGGAGCTTGAGTTCAGGTTTCTTGCT GTTGTTCCTGAAACATTGGAAGGCAAACCTTACACCAATTCTGCG GTACTTTGTGGTCGATACAGTGATGAGGAGTTTCTCCAGATTAGATGCAAAG GAGACAAAGAGATTTACTTTCAACATTATGGAAGATTCAACATCGAGAAGATATGGCGCGACGACATCTTACCTTGTCGTCTCTATCTAAGACACTG TGTGTTGGCTGCTAAAAATCTGGGAGATGAAGCTTACAATAACTTTCTGGATCATACATTCTTGGGAGATAGAAAAACAACCATCAGAGAGTATTTAAGTACCACAGGGTCTGGTATCATGGAAGAAGAACCACCGGAGGCTCTCAGGTCTAGATATGGAGGTTGA
- the LOC104732033 gene encoding uncharacterized protein LOC104732033 yields the protein MGSTSINEDLVEEREELMVSYSENNSQPMIKKAHFLKHCVTSIEGMLRPASCPELKASSLCVSFRGWRLPNKKFQFWAKKMAALHKPTWLKSGIFEAIKASTYKIHKNPSLILSLAQNWCPDTNTFVFPWGEATITLEDVNVLLGFSVLGSSVFVCAPLESSGTREAVEKLEEREEEGMSQDSWISSFVDDEMEHEAFLVLWLSKFVFPDKLGRSVNSDVFPIAVRLARGERVALAPAVLANLYHDLSQICALASTKNVYPNSLFKLVQVWIWERFKSIRPEAKVIPWGKPRIAQWSGLKQRFGNAGLILFDGNFDWRPYTEPLENWNLPRFYLEDAKWVRIGESLDCDDDDVFESFARCVRVSKLVGIGLVENYYPNRVAMQFGLAQDVPVLATNHSRNSTKQEAWDDYNTSLDGLRLYIPSRLATASVTSRYRDWWTKSVSEMRKESTETFNVSSTVDHYDDSDDDILVKVLPLSQILEKQKAKQSPNKRRKRACEDDESADTEDDDNMTINDQRVKSRKKCSDHVENTEGERSRLEVDNNNVSGLPQKLAYGDETVATEQKNDEKNSSSSSDEDDVTDAERLKQRKLATIAQRIKYRKQWAKMENTEGERSRLGVEKNVQGLPQKLNDETVATKETEQKTESVSTTPSKPSNGPAAEKQEDDDERLKQRKLAIEELALKMEARILKVQNTLAKIKQWKLGRTHTKTPVSA from the coding sequence atggGTTCAACATCCATTAATGAAGATCTCgttgaagagagagaagaactcaTGGTGTCTTACAGTGAAAACAACAGTCAACCTATGATTAAAAAAGCTCACTTTTTGAAACACTGTGTCACCTCCATTGAAGGTATGCTTCGTCCAGCTTCTTGTCCTGAGTTAAAAGCTTCGTCTTTGTGTGTTTCCTTTCGTGGGTGGAGGTTACCCAACAAAAAGTTTCAGTTTTGGGCTAAAAAAATGGCTGCTTTACACAAACCCACTTGGTTAAAATCTGGGATCTTTGAAGCAATCAAGGCATCCACTTACAAAATCCACAAAAACCCGTCTTTGATTCTCTCCCTAGCTCAGAACTGGTGTCCTGATACCAATACCTTTGTGTTCCCTTGGGGTGAAGCAACCATAACCCTCGAAGATGTGAATGTGCTTCTGGGGTTTTCGGTTTTGGGTTCGTCTGTATTTGTATGTGCTCCTCTTGAGAGCTCAGGGACGAGAGAAGCAGTGGAGAAACTGGAGGAACGAGAGGAGGAGGGTATGAGTCAGGATTCATGGATTTCAAGCTTTGTAGATGATGAAATGGAGCATGAAGCATTTCTTGTGTTGTGGCTTTCGAAATTTGTGTTTCCAGACAAGTTAGGCCGTTCGGTTAACAGTGATGTTTTCCCTATAGCTGTTCGTCTAGCCAGAGGTGAAAGGGTTGCTTTAGCTCCTGCTGTTCTTGCAAATCTATACCATGATTTGAGTCAAATCTGTGCTTTAGCCTCTACGAAAAACGTTTATCCCAATTCTCTGTTTAAGCTTGTCCAAGTATGGATATGGGAGAGGTTCAAGAGTATAAGACCAGAAGCTAAGGTGATACCTTGGGGCAAACCAAGAATTGCTCAATGGAGTGGTCTGAAACAGAGATTTGGGAATGCAGGACTGATACTTTTTGATGGTAATTTTGATTGGCGTCCCTATACTGAACCTTTGGAGAATTGGAACCTACCTCGGTTTTACCTTGAAGATGCTAAGTGGGTGAGGATTGGTGAGAGTCttgattgtgatgatgatgatgtgtttGAGTCGTTTGCTAGATGTGTGAGAGTTTCTAAGCTTGTTGGTATTGGTTTAGTAGAGAACTACTATCCAAACCGAGTAGCGATGCAATTCGGATTGGCGCAAGATGTTCCTGTTTTGGCTACAAATCACAGCAGAAACTCCACAAAACAAGAAGCATGGGATGATTACAACACATCTCTTGATGGTTTAAGGCTATACATTCCTTCTCGTCTTGCCACAGCTTCAGTTACTTCAAGATACCGAGACTGGTGGACGAAATCTGTTTCAGAGATGCGGAAAGAATCGACCGAAACTTTCAATGTAAGCAGTACAGTTGATCATTatgatgatagtgatgatgatatacTTGTTAAGGTATTGCCATTGAGCCAAATCCTTGAGAAGCAGAAAGCCAAGCAGTCGCCAAACAAGAGACGCAAGCGAGCTTGTGAGGATGATGAGAGTGCTGAtacagaagatgatgataacatGACCATTAATGATCAGAGGGTCAAATCTAGGAAGAAGTGTAGTGATCATGTAGAGAATACTGAAGGAGAAAGAAGTAGACTTGAAGTAGATAACAACAATGTTTCAGGCCTTCCTCAAAAGCTTGCTTATGGAGATGAGACTGTAGCAACAGAGCAAAAGAATGATGAAAAGAACTCCTCAAGTTCatctgatgaagatgatgttacTGATGCTGAAAGATTGAAGCAGAGAAAGCTCGCAACCATTGCTCAGAGGATCAAATATAGAAAGCAGTGGGCCAAAATGGAGAATACTGAAGGAGAAAGAAGTAGACTTGGAGTGGAGAAAAATGTTCAAGGTCTTCCTCAAAAGCTTAATGATGAGACTGtagcaacaaaagaaacagagcaaaagacTGAATCAGTAAGCACAACCCCTTCAAAGCCTTCCAATGGACCAGCAGCTGAGAagcaagaagatgatgatgagagatTGAAGCAGAGAAAGCTTGCAATAGAGGAGCTAGCATTGAAGATGGAAGCTCGTATATTGAAAGTACAGAACACATTGGCCAAGATCAAACAATGGAAACTCGGAAGAACTCACACCAAAACTCCAGTTTCTGCTTAA